A single region of the Candidatus Fermentibacter sp. genome encodes:
- a CDS encoding sigma-70 family RNA polymerase sigma factor translates to MTTAVPPAGKGIQADRFESEVLQYVDGLYGYAIHLTRNPDDASDLVQETYARAFKARSQYRLGTNARAWLFAILRNTFLNDRRAACRSPRTVSCDWLDELAGEDQDGFESPRSPDPQKSFLAGLMREDIEKALNRLPEEFRSAVVLCDVEEMSYAEISQILSIPIGTVRSRIHRGRAILRKLLVEWQSAMMEGSGGEVLAGG, encoded by the coding sequence ATGACCACAGCCGTCCCTCCCGCAGGAAAGGGCATCCAGGCCGACCGATTCGAGTCGGAGGTCCTGCAGTACGTCGACGGGCTCTACGGATACGCCATCCACCTGACCCGCAATCCCGACGACGCATCCGACCTCGTTCAGGAGACCTATGCGCGGGCCTTCAAGGCCAGATCGCAGTACAGGCTGGGAACAAACGCCCGGGCCTGGCTGTTTGCTATCCTGAGGAACACTTTCCTGAACGACAGAAGGGCCGCATGCAGGTCACCCAGGACCGTCTCGTGCGACTGGCTGGACGAGCTGGCCGGGGAGGACCAGGACGGATTCGAGTCGCCCCGCTCCCCGGACCCGCAGAAGTCCTTCCTCGCCGGGCTGATGAGGGAGGACATCGAGAAGGCCCTCAACAGGCTCCCGGAGGAGTTCAGGAGCGCGGTGGTGCTCTGCGACGTGGAGGAGATGTCCTATGCGGAGATCTCCCAGATTCTCAGCATCCCGATAGGTACGGTGAGGTCGAGAATCCACAGGGGTCGTGCGATTCTCAGGAAGCTGCTCGTGGAATGGCAGTCTGCGATGATGGAGGGGTCTGGCGGTGAGGTGCTCGCAGGAGGCTAG